In Oryza sativa Japonica Group chromosome 2, ASM3414082v1, the following are encoded in one genomic region:
- the LOC136351223 gene encoding BTB/POZ and MATH domain-containing protein 2-like, whose protein sequence is MANHCNNTSSVTVAEVARGSHVIKIDGYLRTKELMENGKYVSSIPFSVGGHSWFITYFPNGVNTESKDYLSVFLTIDFACAGGVKATFSFALLDKNGRSVQLYSKLYPLHTFTEKGSDWGHSKFMKKTDLERSVHLSNDSFSIMCDLTVMKDICSKETTQKQFVVVPPSDLHQHLGDLLLKNMDSTDVTFNVGQDIFSAHKCILAARSSVFRAEFFGAMSAKARRTIKIEDIEAGVFRALLHFIYTDSLPETAQNIVMAQHLVVAADRYNVGRLKLICEEKLSKHIDSNMVATTLALAEQHSCYGLKEACFEFLASRSNLERMMASDDYEHLKISCPSVLMELVARFLPQQEK, encoded by the coding sequence ATGGCAAACCATTGCAACAACACCTCCTCTGTCACGGTTGCTGAAGTTGCAAGAGGGTCGCATGTAATCAAGATTGATGGATACTTAAGGACCAAGGAGCTGATGGAGAATGGCAAGTATGTTTCATCTATCCCATTCAGTGTTGGAGGTCATAGCTGGTTCATCACATACTTCCCCAATGGAGTTAACACAGAGAGTAAGGATTACCTGTCGGTTTTTCTGACCATTGATTTTGCTTGCGCCGGGGGCGTGAAGGCAACCTTCAGCTTTGCATTGCTAGACAAGAATGGTAGATCAGTGCAATTATACAGCAAATTGTACCCTTTACACACCTTCACGGAAAAAGGTTCAGATTGGGGCCACtctaagttcatgaagaaaactgATTTGGAACGCTCAGTACATTTGAGCAACGATTCATTCTCCATCATGTGCGATTTGACTGTCATGAAGGATATCTGTAGCAAAGAAACCACACAAAAGCAGTTTGTGGTGGTTCCTCCTAGTGACCTGCACCAGCATCTGGGAGACCTCCTCTTGAAGAACATGGATAGTACGGACGTGACGTTCAACGTTGGTCAGGATATATTCTCAGCGCACAAGTGCATACTCGCTGCTCGTTCATCTGTCTTCAGAGCTGAGTTCTTTGGCGCCATGAGTGCTAAAGCCCGTAGGACCATCAAAATTGAAGATATAGAAGCTGGGGTGTTCAGAGCATTGTTGCATTTCATCTACACTGACTCACTGCCTGAGACTGCTCAAAATATTGTGATGGCTCAGCACCTAGTTGTGGCAGCAGATCGGTACAATGTCGGGAGGCTGAAGCTAATATGCGAGGAGAAGCTATCAAAGCACATTGACTCCAACATGGTGGCTACCACTTTGGCCCTAGCTGAGCAGCACAGTTGCTATGGACTCAAGGAAGCTTGCTTTGAGTTCCTTGCTTCTCGCTCCAATCTTGAGAGGATGATGGCCAGTGATGATTATGAGCATCTGAAAATCAGTTGCCCGTCTGTTCTCATGGAGCTTGTTGCGAGGTTCCTCCCTCAGCAAGAGAAATAA